A region from the Beduinella massiliensis genome encodes:
- a CDS encoding aldo/keto reductase gives MADLFPKKLGFGLMRLPLQSNGSIDMGLLCQMADRFLDAGFTYFDTAYVYHDGASERAVKAALVDRHPRDAFTLATKMPHNFLTCKEDVDATFEEQLERTGAGYFDFYLMHGINNRNWERYERFGCWEHALRMKRQGLIRYLGFSFHGTPELLERVLCEHPEAEFVQLQINYADWESPRICAHACYDIVRSHHLPILVMEPIKGGMLANLPRGAANILSTASPRASQASWALRYAACLPDIGVVLSGMNSIDQLEDNIATFRALRPLNEREQAALAGAATALLSAPTEPCTGCRYCTAGCPAGLEIPALIGVLNNCRLFRDSPGIRDYWENNTQNGALPSRCFTCGQCETACPQHLPIVSLLKELSRLY, from the coding sequence ATGGCGGACTTATTTCCCAAAAAGCTTGGCTTTGGCCTTATGCGCCTACCGCTTCAATCAAACGGTTCCATTGACATGGGCCTCTTGTGTCAAATGGCAGATCGTTTTTTGGATGCGGGCTTTACCTACTTTGATACCGCCTACGTCTATCACGACGGAGCCTCTGAACGTGCGGTAAAGGCCGCCCTCGTGGATCGACACCCCCGCGATGCATTCACGCTGGCCACCAAGATGCCCCATAACTTTCTGACCTGTAAAGAAGACGTGGATGCCACCTTTGAAGAGCAGCTTGAGCGCACAGGCGCGGGTTACTTTGATTTTTACCTCATGCACGGCATCAATAACCGCAACTGGGAGCGCTACGAACGTTTTGGCTGCTGGGAGCATGCGCTGCGCATGAAGCGTCAAGGGCTTATCCGTTATCTGGGCTTCTCCTTTCACGGCACGCCCGAGCTTCTGGAACGCGTATTGTGCGAGCATCCGGAGGCGGAGTTCGTACAGCTTCAAATCAACTACGCCGATTGGGAAAGCCCCCGCATTTGCGCGCACGCCTGTTATGACATCGTCCGCAGTCACCATCTGCCCATCCTCGTCATGGAGCCCATCAAAGGCGGCATGCTCGCCAATCTCCCCCGTGGAGCGGCAAACATTCTGAGTACCGCATCGCCCCGGGCATCGCAGGCCTCTTGGGCCCTGCGCTACGCTGCCTGTCTTCCGGATATAGGCGTCGTGCTCTCCGGCATGAACTCCATCGATCAGCTCGAGGACAACATCGCCACCTTTCGCGCACTCCGGCCGCTCAACGAACGCGAACAGGCGGCGCTCGCCGGGGCAGCCACGGCCCTTCTCAGCGCGCCCACGGAACCGTGCACCGGCTGCCGATATTGTACAGCGGGCTGCCCCGCCGGACTGGAAATTCCCGCCCTGATCGGCGTGCTCAACAACTGCCGTCTCTTCCGCGATTCGCCCGGAATCCGGGATTATTGGGAAAACAACACCCAAAATGGTGCCCTGCCGAGCCGATGCTTCACCTGCGGCCAATGCGAAACGGCCTGTCCGCAGCACTTACCCATCGTTTCCCTGCTGAAAGAACTGTCCCGTTTATATTGA
- a CDS encoding nitroreductase family protein, with protein MSFLQLLKEDRSYRGYLQTPRPSREQLFQLVALTRLCPSSGNVQPLKYRLVHDPDTCNRVLPLTRWGGRMREPRLPRDGMAPTAYIVLLHDLSIAPNSAAFQKDVGIAAHTLLLGAVELGFGGCMIGAFSAAKLSEALALPSKWQPMLVVALGTPAEIIELEDAPPGFVDRDHCFYRDGNDVHHVYKRPINEIIV; from the coding sequence ATGAGTTTTTTGCAGCTACTCAAAGAGGATCGCAGCTATCGCGGCTATCTTCAAACGCCCCGTCCCAGCAGAGAACAGCTTTTCCAGTTGGTCGCGCTGACGCGTCTATGCCCCTCCAGCGGCAACGTACAGCCGCTGAAATATCGGCTGGTTCACGATCCCGACACGTGCAACCGCGTTCTTCCTCTGACGCGCTGGGGCGGCCGGATGCGTGAACCCCGCCTTCCTCGCGATGGCATGGCCCCGACAGCCTATATCGTCCTCTTGCACGACCTATCCATCGCCCCTAATTCAGCCGCTTTTCAGAAGGACGTGGGGATCGCCGCGCATACCCTACTGCTTGGGGCGGTGGAGCTGGGCTTCGGCGGCTGTATGATTGGCGCTTTTTCCGCCGCCAAGCTATCGGAGGCGCTCGCGTTGCCGTCCAAATGGCAGCCCATGCTGGTGGTGGCGCTCGGCACGCCGGCGGAGATCATCGAGCTCGAAGACGCGCCCCCTGGTTTCGTGGATCGGGATCACTGCTTTTACCGCGACGGCAACGACGTACACCACGTGTATAAACGTCCAATCAATGAAATCATCGTATGA
- a CDS encoding zinc-binding dehydrogenase, whose product MSATMKAVAALERGRLGVVEVPRPIPGDYECLTQIAYCGICNGTDLKLLNDRVTDKQIAYPAILGHESVGRIVSVGKRVRYWRVGDPVVSPVGTIDPSSGFSCTYGQMAEYGITHDIQAMMEDGVALGAQPPLPDYRGKRIPDGMRLRDAVMLLTFKENYSALQNFGFKPCMNVLVCGDGPVAMGIARIARAMGAADIACVGHHDDRLEHIAACVPDIIAVNAYNPSALKALEGHKLDMIVDAVGDLNAVRELAPLLKHGGLIGLYGVLSKGRADLNLFDLPNDVRLHILNWPYGEHRVHEEVVDLVRRDILVPSDYYSHVIPIEDVQRGFDLVADRKAFKVILQMPGTQEV is encoded by the coding sequence GTGAGCGCAACCATGAAAGCCGTTGCCGCATTGGAACGCGGCCGTCTGGGCGTCGTCGAGGTGCCCCGGCCCATCCCCGGCGACTACGAATGTCTGACCCAAATCGCCTATTGCGGCATCTGCAACGGCACCGACCTCAAACTGCTAAACGATCGGGTCACCGATAAGCAAATCGCCTATCCTGCCATCCTTGGACACGAAAGCGTGGGACGTATCGTGTCCGTGGGAAAGCGCGTACGGTACTGGCGGGTCGGTGATCCTGTCGTCTCCCCTGTCGGTACCATCGACCCTTCAAGCGGCTTTTCCTGCACTTACGGTCAGATGGCCGAATACGGCATTACGCATGACATCCAAGCGATGATGGAAGACGGCGTGGCGCTCGGCGCACAGCCTCCTCTTCCCGACTACCGCGGGAAACGCATTCCGGACGGGATGCGCCTGCGTGATGCTGTGATGCTGCTTACCTTCAAGGAAAACTACAGCGCGCTTCAAAACTTCGGCTTCAAGCCTTGCATGAACGTGCTCGTTTGCGGAGACGGCCCTGTGGCCATGGGCATTGCGCGTATCGCGCGCGCGATGGGGGCGGCGGACATCGCCTGCGTAGGACATCACGACGACCGCCTCGAACATATTGCAGCCTGCGTACCTGATATCATCGCCGTCAATGCGTACAATCCGTCCGCACTTAAAGCGCTCGAAGGTCACAAGCTGGATATGATCGTAGACGCGGTAGGCGATCTAAACGCCGTAAGAGAACTGGCTCCCCTTCTGAAGCACGGCGGTCTGATCGGCCTGTACGGCGTTTTGAGCAAAGGGCGTGCAGACCTGAACCTCTTCGACCTGCCAAACGACGTTCGTCTCCACATTCTGAATTGGCCCTATGGAGAGCATCGCGTGCACGAGGAGGTCGTCGACCTGGTACGGCGCGATATCCTGGTGCCGTCCGATTATTATAGCCATGTAATTCCTATAGAAGACGTGCAAAGAGGATTTGACCTCGTTGCGGACCGAAAAGCCTTTAAAGTCATCCTGCAGATGCCTGGCACCCAGGAAGTGTGA
- a CDS encoding FCD domain-containing protein, whose amino-acid sequence MEKIEKVSTTESATRAIRKSILSGEYKVGDKLSTESQLCQALDVSRTVVREALRVLATEGYVRMIPGRGAFVARVTEAEDYWSALSAGSFKDVMEVRMPVEELAVRMAVRRSGPELVDQLETNYDALVRANEALDKQEMIRLDEQFHMLIFKATENALLVNFGRQIIKAFNRFRYASFFDDKNYSNALGPHRRIIEAFRHQSEDEAVEAMHYHMVRAIEDISAHIGAEG is encoded by the coding sequence ATGGAAAAAATAGAGAAGGTTTCTACGACGGAATCAGCGACCCGTGCGATTCGCAAATCCATATTGAGCGGGGAATATAAGGTGGGAGATAAGCTTTCCACGGAAAGCCAGCTCTGTCAGGCACTCGATGTGAGCCGTACGGTGGTGCGTGAAGCGCTGCGTGTTCTGGCGACGGAAGGTTATGTTCGGATGATTCCAGGACGCGGCGCTTTCGTTGCACGCGTGACGGAGGCGGAGGACTACTGGTCTGCCCTCTCCGCAGGCAGCTTTAAGGATGTCATGGAGGTTCGCATGCCCGTGGAAGAGCTGGCTGTGCGGATGGCGGTGCGGCGGTCTGGACCTGAGCTGGTGGATCAGCTGGAAACCAATTATGATGCGCTTGTCCGTGCGAATGAGGCCCTCGATAAGCAAGAGATGATCCGCCTGGACGAACAGTTTCATATGCTGATCTTCAAGGCGACGGAGAACGCGTTGCTGGTAAACTTCGGGCGTCAGATCATCAAAGCGTTCAACCGCTTCCGCTACGCTTCGTTTTTTGACGACAAGAATTATTCAAACGCGCTGGGGCCGCACAGACGCATAATAGAAGCGTTTCGCCATCAAAGCGAGGACGAGGCCGTGGAAGCGATGCATTATCATATGGTTCGAGCGATTGAGGATATCAGCGCGCATATCGGTGCAGAGGGGTAA
- a CDS encoding ABC transporter permease subunit, which translates to MASRERTAGIRRLRGERVLPYALILPSFLFLTIFLLYPMGRTLANSFMNYQRTKPKQYGFVGLENYVRIFTNDAKFTSSLLISLKWVVVEVGLQVIIGLTAALLLNQKFRGQGFARTLCFAPWAISGVLTGILWMLIYDDNFGLLNNLLSSGGFVTHSYLGDKHLAFGAVVIAELWRGIPFLAITCLAALQSIPEDIYEAAKVDGASRAVTLFRITLPFIRESVVYAALMRCIWAFQSVDLIMTMTNGGPLGRTTTLALYIYNKSVVEGNYGYGSALAMLSFLMLSVFTVIYLRANAFGKEEA; encoded by the coding sequence GTGGCAAGCAGAGAAAGAACGGCCGGTATTCGCAGGCTCAGAGGGGAGCGCGTGCTTCCCTATGCGCTGATCCTGCCGTCGTTTTTGTTCCTGACGATCTTCCTGCTGTACCCAATGGGCAGGACGCTGGCCAACAGCTTTATGAATTATCAGCGCACCAAGCCCAAGCAATACGGTTTTGTGGGTCTGGAAAACTACGTGCGCATTTTTACCAACGACGCTAAATTTACGAGCTCGCTGCTGATCTCGCTCAAGTGGGTCGTGGTCGAAGTCGGCCTGCAGGTGATTATCGGCCTCACGGCGGCCCTGCTTTTAAACCAGAAGTTTCGCGGACAGGGTTTCGCACGCACTCTTTGCTTCGCGCCGTGGGCCATTTCGGGTGTGCTGACCGGCATTCTGTGGATGTTGATCTATGACGACAATTTCGGGCTGCTCAACAATCTTCTCAGTTCCGGTGGCTTTGTCACCCACTCGTACTTGGGCGACAAACATCTCGCGTTCGGCGCCGTGGTTATCGCGGAGCTGTGGCGGGGGATTCCCTTTCTAGCGATTACCTGCCTGGCGGCGCTGCAAAGCATTCCGGAGGATATTTACGAAGCTGCAAAGGTGGATGGGGCGAGCCGGGCCGTCACCCTGTTTCGCATAACGCTTCCCTTCATCCGCGAGTCCGTTGTCTATGCCGCATTGATGCGCTGTATTTGGGCATTCCAGTCGGTGGACCTCATCATGACGATGACCAACGGCGGACCGTTGGGGCGCACGACGACGCTTGCGCTGTACATATACAACAAATCCGTGGTGGAAGGAAACTATGGCTACGGCAGTGCGCTTGCGATGCTCTCCTTCCTGATGCTGAGCGTATTTACGGTGATCTACTTGCGGGCAAACGCCTTTGGAAAGGAGGAAGCGTGA
- a CDS encoding ABC transporter permease subunit, which yields MSPKAKHVVERLILRWIPLFLLLAFVMVPLLWTLSLSFKYSSDVVSESFSLLPHPFTFSNYANTWASGRISQYFANSLVMSLSAVAVVSLLVLFNGYALSRFKFRGKQAFMVVMLMTQMLPRIIIISPLYLLMRDMGLVDSFLSVILVEIASAIPFQTLLMKGFIGGVPKEIDEAAMIDGCTRMQTLFHVIMPVIVPGIVTVISFAFINCWNEYLLPYTFLNSGSKFPLSVGLRYMITQTTINYSGLAAGAVIALLPPLCLFGYVQRYLVSGMSAGALKG from the coding sequence ATGTCTCCTAAGGCAAAGCATGTGGTGGAGCGCCTGATCCTGCGCTGGATTCCGCTTTTTCTTCTCTTGGCTTTTGTAATGGTTCCGCTGCTGTGGACGCTGTCGCTGTCGTTTAAGTATTCGAGCGATGTCGTCAGCGAAAGCTTCTCCCTTCTACCGCATCCTTTTACCTTTAGCAATTATGCGAATACATGGGCTAGCGGACGTATTTCACAATACTTTGCCAACAGCCTGGTAATGAGCCTCAGCGCGGTAGCCGTCGTCTCGCTGCTGGTGCTCTTCAATGGGTACGCGCTCAGCCGGTTTAAGTTTCGGGGGAAGCAGGCGTTTATGGTGGTCATGCTGATGACGCAGATGCTGCCTCGCATTATCATCATCTCCCCGCTTTATCTGCTCATGCGGGATATGGGGCTGGTGGACAGCTTCCTTTCCGTCATTCTGGTGGAAATCGCTTCGGCCATCCCCTTTCAGACGCTCCTGATGAAAGGATTTATCGGCGGCGTTCCCAAGGAAATTGATGAAGCGGCCATGATCGACGGCTGCACCCGCATGCAGACGCTGTTTCACGTCATCATGCCGGTCATCGTTCCGGGGATCGTAACGGTTATCTCCTTCGCATTCATCAACTGCTGGAATGAGTATTTGCTTCCCTATACCTTTCTTAACAGCGGCAGCAAGTTTCCCCTTTCGGTAGGCTTGCGCTACATGATTACGCAGACCACCATCAACTATTCAGGTCTGGCTGCGGGCGCTGTCATCGCGCTGCTGCCGCCGCTGTGTCTGTTCGGCTATGTGCAGCGCTATCTTGTGTCCGGCATGAGCGCGGGCGCGCTTAAAGGATGA
- a CDS encoding sugar ABC transporter substrate-binding protein: MKKLSALLVMLALTLSCFSPFALAEDAATVTFWLDDMTDARMAMVEKIIASFEASHPNIKVDFTGLPEDASDKLMLAFEAGTAPDILNITSKNIATYIENGYVSDLTELYAQKGNDAILSSAIESACAYDRENSRLYYLPSGCNFFCLWARSDWFEEMGLSMPVTWDEFFADVEALTEKDAGRYGIALRGGKGAATNLEMLMYSYSGITHYFTEEGVCTVNDPKHVDFVDRYLSLYNVCSGEGDINFGWSQLAGAFQTGVAAIIQHNTGSADAHYDAFNGDLSKFAALPFPKSVEGTRVMQSLSWDGFAINETAKDKEAAWEFLYFLCAGEGAAIYTENIGLVPCVNELLTSEDSYVQSPDKPWMQTAAEVITSPDTLFYDCPTYMPSYSGVLSNEIDPMVQQAMAGEISAQELLDYWAETMTAMYAEEGK; encoded by the coding sequence ATGAAAAAACTGTCGGCCCTTTTGGTAATGCTTGCCCTGACGCTAAGCTGTTTTTCGCCTTTTGCATTGGCGGAGGACGCCGCGACCGTCACGTTCTGGTTGGATGATATGACCGACGCCCGCATGGCGATGGTGGAAAAGATTATCGCGTCCTTTGAAGCCAGCCATCCGAACATCAAGGTTGACTTTACCGGTCTGCCGGAGGATGCCTCCGACAAGCTGATGCTGGCCTTCGAGGCTGGCACTGCGCCGGATATCCTGAACATTACCTCGAAGAACATCGCCACCTATATTGAAAACGGCTATGTGTCTGACCTGACCGAGCTGTACGCGCAGAAGGGAAACGATGCGATTCTGAGCAGCGCGATCGAGTCGGCCTGCGCCTATGACCGGGAAAACAGCCGCCTGTATTATTTGCCGTCGGGCTGTAACTTCTTTTGCCTGTGGGCGCGCAGCGACTGGTTTGAAGAAATGGGCCTGAGCATGCCCGTCACGTGGGATGAATTCTTTGCAGATGTAGAAGCGCTCACGGAGAAGGATGCCGGACGGTACGGCATCGCTCTCCGTGGAGGGAAGGGCGCGGCGACCAATTTGGAGATGCTCATGTACTCCTATTCCGGCATCACCCATTACTTCACGGAGGAGGGAGTGTGCACTGTCAACGACCCGAAGCATGTGGATTTTGTCGATCGCTACCTTTCCCTGTACAATGTGTGCAGCGGCGAGGGAGATATCAACTTTGGCTGGAGTCAGTTGGCCGGCGCCTTCCAAACGGGCGTAGCTGCGATCATTCAGCACAACACGGGCTCGGCTGACGCGCACTATGACGCCTTTAATGGCGATCTGTCCAAGTTCGCAGCTTTGCCCTTCCCCAAGTCTGTCGAAGGCACCCGCGTAATGCAGAGCCTGAGCTGGGATGGTTTTGCTATCAACGAGACGGCGAAGGACAAGGAGGCTGCGTGGGAGTTCCTTTACTTCCTGTGCGCAGGCGAGGGCGCCGCTATCTATACGGAGAATATCGGCCTCGTTCCCTGCGTCAATGAACTCCTGACCAGCGAGGACAGCTACGTTCAGAGTCCGGATAAACCCTGGATGCAGACCGCTGCGGAGGTCATCACATCGCCGGATACTCTGTTCTACGATTGCCCTACCTATATGCCCTCATATAGCGGCGTGTTGAGCAACGAGATCGATCCCATGGTGCAGCAGGCGATGGCGGGCGAGATCAGCGCGCAGGAGCTGCTGGACTACTGGGCCGAGACCATGACGGCCATGTACGCCGAGGAAGGCAAGTAA
- a CDS encoding glycosyltransferase — MKHCSVIIPTLNAGDCIKKLLKSLQSQTILPDEIIVVDSQSEDDTVVAAASVPGVRVISIERASFDHGGTRDMALRQSQGEFVVFMTQDAQPTDEYCLERLLDPFKQERVAAVGGRQIAWPDARPFERLVRENNYPAQDRMWDASDIGRLGVRAYTISDVCAAYRRSAYLQSGGFDYPILTNEDMLMAERLLHAGYALAYSAGAAVYHSHHFSLRQEYARNYIIGRTMKRYEERFEHVDETGEGIALVEKTMRELLRNGHVLECFFFAANCAARLLGNRMGRRRETKERSMKGNANGEERGDS, encoded by the coding sequence GTGAAGCACTGTTCTGTTATCATTCCCACGCTCAATGCAGGCGATTGTATTAAAAAACTGCTCAAATCGCTTCAAAGTCAAACCATACTGCCGGATGAGATCATCGTCGTGGATTCACAGTCTGAGGACGATACCGTTGTTGCCGCTGCCAGTGTTCCTGGGGTGCGGGTTATCTCCATCGAGCGAGCGTCCTTTGACCATGGCGGTACGCGGGATATGGCCCTGCGCCAAAGTCAAGGGGAATTCGTGGTCTTTATGACCCAGGATGCCCAGCCTACGGACGAGTACTGCCTTGAACGGTTGCTGGATCCGTTCAAGCAAGAACGCGTCGCGGCTGTTGGCGGAAGGCAGATTGCCTGGCCGGATGCAAGGCCATTTGAACGGCTGGTAAGGGAGAACAACTATCCGGCGCAGGATCGCATGTGGGACGCGAGCGATATTGGACGCTTGGGCGTACGCGCTTACACGATATCGGATGTCTGCGCGGCTTACCGGAGATCTGCGTATTTGCAGTCAGGTGGCTTCGATTATCCTATCTTGACGAACGAGGACATGCTGATGGCCGAACGCTTGCTGCATGCGGGCTACGCGCTTGCGTATAGCGCGGGGGCGGCGGTTTATCATTCGCATCATTTTTCTTTGCGGCAGGAGTATGCGCGAAATTATATTATTGGCCGCACGATGAAGCGCTATGAGGAGCGCTTTGAGCATGTTGACGAAACGGGCGAAGGAATCGCGTTGGTTGAAAAGACGATGCGGGAACTGCTTAGAAATGGGCACGTGCTCGAGTGCTTTTTCTTTGCGGCAAACTGTGCGGCGCGGTTGCTTGGCAACCGTATGGGAAGAAGAAGGGAAACCAAGGAACGGTCGATGAAAGGAAACGCGAATGGCGAAGAACGAGGCGATAGTTGA
- a CDS encoding glycosyltransferase, with translation MAKNEAIVEILLAAYNGESFIREQLDSIVNQSDTRWHLTVSDDGSTDGTPRLLDEYVQRYPEKITRYFSGQRFGNARDHFFCLMRQCDAAYMMFCDQDDVWYPDKVQEIMAAMLAAENQYGIQTPLLVFTDQRPTDAQLRPLAPSLMRYQKQYFKAFEYRSILMQNVVTGGAMAINRALALLGARCVDTQNVIMHDWWLAAVAARFGRIIYLDEPMSDYRQHAGNSVGAKNVGGLSYMLFKLRHLQSLKETISEKKRQADVFKRTYAQRLFDEDQLFLCQMAKKRSGIGFYCQNRAYVHGFFRFVGMMMLG, from the coding sequence ATGGCGAAGAACGAGGCGATAGTTGAGATCCTATTAGCCGCGTATAACGGAGAATCATTTATTCGCGAGCAACTGGATTCCATTGTCAACCAGTCGGATACGCGGTGGCATTTAACGGTTTCGGATGACGGCTCGACTGACGGCACGCCGCGGCTACTGGATGAATATGTGCAGCGATATCCGGAAAAAATCACACGCTATTTTTCAGGCCAGCGTTTCGGGAATGCACGCGATCACTTCTTTTGTTTAATGCGGCAATGTGACGCGGCATACATGATGTTCTGTGATCAGGATGATGTGTGGTATCCGGATAAAGTGCAGGAGATTATGGCAGCGATGCTTGCCGCTGAGAATCAGTATGGCATACAAACGCCACTCCTCGTGTTCACAGATCAGCGGCCTACCGATGCACAGTTAAGGCCTTTGGCGCCATCGTTGATGCGCTATCAAAAGCAATATTTTAAGGCCTTTGAATATCGCAGCATCCTGATGCAAAACGTCGTCACAGGCGGCGCTATGGCGATCAATCGGGCGTTGGCGCTGTTAGGCGCTCGATGCGTAGACACGCAGAATGTTATCATGCACGACTGGTGGCTGGCGGCTGTGGCGGCAAGGTTCGGCCGGATCATCTATCTGGATGAGCCTATGAGCGATTACAGGCAGCATGCTGGAAACAGCGTCGGGGCGAAGAATGTGGGCGGATTATCCTATATGTTATTCAAACTTCGTCATTTGCAGTCGTTAAAAGAAACGATTTCGGAAAAAAAGCGGCAGGCGGATGTTTTTAAAAGAACCTATGCTCAGAGGCTTTTTGATGAAGATCAACTCTTTTTATGTCAAATGGCGAAAAAAAGGAGCGGGATCGGATTTTATTGTCAGAATCGAGCCTATGTCCACGGTTTTTTTCGCTTTGTCGGCATGATGATGCTCGGCTAA
- a CDS encoding ABC transporter permease has product MDLKKSKRFLITLAALYWVLVAMIYLVAGDQFHHTAVTSDALSPIAVIGEINDDIVITQQLIAPADQLTGLDIMAATYGRANSGTLNLNVKNAAGDEVALQSVDVSVFTDGKYTTIPLEQTSAVAPGEPLTLTMSTQGCAEGNAVTIYYGNMITAGRFDIVQSISQEDLYTVNGTQGTGKLCIRLNGIKTLDFYKTYWLITAGIFVVLGFYALQGYKKAKMGKNNGIVAICTLYCRYRFLLKQLVSRDFKAKYKRSVLGMAWSFLNPLLTMAVQYVVFSTLFKSDTPNYPVYLLSGIVFFNFFSEAVSVGMTSITGNASLIKKVYMPKYIYPFSKLFSSLINFGLALIPLFLVMLVTGTAIRSSVLLLIYDIFCLLCFVMGMILLLSTAMTFFQDTQFLWGVISMLWMYLTPLFYPESIIPQSLLTLYHMNPMYQYITFARICIIDGVSPEPMAYLWCLLSSVLVLLLGIWTFKKQQDKFVLYL; this is encoded by the coding sequence ATGGATTTGAAAAAATCAAAGCGATTCTTGATAACGCTCGCGGCATTGTACTGGGTGTTGGTTGCAATGATCTATCTGGTGGCGGGTGACCAGTTTCATCATACGGCAGTGACGAGCGATGCGCTCTCACCGATCGCAGTGATCGGTGAAATTAACGATGATATTGTCATTACGCAGCAGCTCATAGCTCCTGCGGATCAACTTACAGGTCTGGATATTATGGCTGCCACCTATGGCAGAGCCAACTCCGGCACGCTTAATCTAAACGTAAAAAATGCTGCGGGAGATGAGGTGGCGCTGCAAAGTGTGGACGTTTCTGTATTTACGGATGGAAAGTATACGACCATTCCGCTCGAGCAGACGTCTGCGGTAGCACCAGGCGAACCGTTAACGCTGACGATGAGCACACAGGGATGCGCTGAAGGAAACGCTGTTACGATTTACTACGGCAATATGATAACGGCAGGGCGCTTTGACATCGTGCAGTCTATTTCACAGGAAGATCTGTATACGGTAAATGGTACGCAGGGTACGGGCAAATTGTGCATTCGACTAAACGGCATAAAAACACTGGATTTTTATAAAACGTACTGGCTGATCACTGCTGGTATTTTTGTGGTTTTGGGTTTCTACGCGTTGCAAGGCTACAAAAAAGCGAAGATGGGAAAAAACAATGGCATCGTTGCAATCTGCACCTTGTATTGCCGGTATCGCTTTCTTTTGAAACAGCTTGTATCGCGCGATTTTAAGGCAAAGTATAAACGATCGGTTCTGGGAATGGCGTGGAGCTTTCTCAATCCGTTACTGACTATGGCGGTTCAGTACGTTGTTTTCTCCACGCTGTTTAAGTCGGATACGCCTAACTATCCGGTTTACCTGCTGTCGGGCATCGTCTTTTTTAACTTCTTCAGCGAAGCGGTTTCCGTGGGAATGACCTCTATTACAGGGAACGCCTCGTTGATCAAAAAGGTGTACATGCCGAAGTATATTTACCCTTTTTCTAAATTATTTTCGTCGCTTATCAACTTTGGCCTAGCACTCATTCCCTTATTTCTCGTCATGCTGGTTACTGGTACGGCGATCAGGTCATCTGTTCTGCTACTCATATACGATATTTTCTGTTTGCTTTGCTTTGTAATGGGAATGATCCTTCTGCTTTCAACTGCAATGACGTTTTTTCAAGACACACAGTTTTTGTGGGGCGTTATAAGCATGCTATGGATGTATTTGACGCCGTTGTTTTATCCGGAATCCATCATTCCGCAAAGCTTGCTTACGCTCTATCATATGAATCCTATGTATCAGTACATCACGTTTGCGCGTATTTGTATCATCGATGGGGTATCGCCGGAGCCGATGGCGTACCTTTGGTGCCTGTTATCGTCGGTTTTAGTACTCTTGCTGGGCATCTGGACATTCAAGAAACAGCAGGACAAGTTCGTCCTGTATCTATGA
- a CDS encoding ATP-binding cassette domain-containing protein produces the protein MEKMIEVKDVSMRFRMSNDRISSIKEYMVQMLRGKLQYNEFEALKHVSFDVNKGEVVGLIGHNGAGKSTMLKVISGILKPTEGSVVVRGNIAPMLELGSGFDMDMTGRENIFLNGAILGYSEEFLSSKYDEVVAFSEIGPFIDVPLRNYSSGMIARLAFSIATVVEPEILIVDEVLSVGDADFQEKSRRRMMELMSGGTTVLFVSHSLPQVREMCSRVLWVEHGEVQMFGDVNDVCDIYEKA, from the coding sequence ATGGAAAAGATGATCGAGGTAAAGGACGTATCCATGCGCTTTCGCATGTCGAACGACCGCATCAGCAGCATCAAGGAATACATGGTGCAGATGTTGCGGGGGAAGCTGCAATACAATGAATTTGAGGCGCTTAAGCACGTTAGTTTTGACGTAAACAAGGGTGAAGTGGTAGGGCTGATCGGTCACAATGGCGCGGGAAAAAGCACAATGCTCAAGGTCATCTCCGGTATCCTCAAGCCAACGGAGGGCAGCGTGGTTGTACGCGGAAACATTGCTCCGATGCTGGAGCTGGGCAGCGGATTTGACATGGACATGACCGGGCGGGAAAACATTTTCCTTAACGGAGCTATTTTGGGCTACTCTGAAGAGTTTTTGTCAAGCAAGTACGATGAGGTTGTGGCGTTTTCGGAGATCGGTCCGTTCATCGATGTGCCGCTGAGAAACTACTCGTCCGGTATGATCGCAAGGCTGGCATTTTCCATTGCGACGGTGGTGGAACCGGAGATCCTGATCGTGGACGAGGTGCTTTCCGTCGGTGATGCGGACTTTCAGGAAAAGAGCCGCAGGCGCATGATGGAATTGATGAGCGGGGGCACGACAGTGCTGTTCGTCAGTCATAGCTTGCCGCAGGTTCGGGAGATGTGCAGCCGGGTGCTTTGGGTTGAACACGGAGAGGTACAGATGTTTGGCGATGTAAACGACGTGTGTGACATATACGAAAAAGCATGA